AACGGCCCTTTGCTTTCGTTGCGCGAAGACTCAGGGGCAATTACTGATGAAGGTATAATTGACCAGACCGTAAATTTTGTTTTAAGGGTAAGATCAAAAGAAATAATTAAGGGTACGAGGCGCGTGACTGAATATGCTTATCCTCCTGAAGTTTTGCGCGAAGCTGTTGTCAATGCGGTTGCTCACAGAGATTATACAATCGGCGGAACGAATATCGGGATCTGGCTTCATCCTGACCGGTTGGAAATCGACAGCCCGGGGAATCTTCCAAACACAATCACCATAGAACGGATGAAAAGCGGTGCCCGCTATCACCGTAATCAAACGATTGTCGATTATCTGCGCGATATGGAATATATTGAAGGCAGCGGTCGGGGTGTATCACGCAAAATCATCCGCGGCATGATCAAGCATAATGGCAAAGAGCCCGCTTTTGAGCTAAGAGGCGAAGCGTTAAGAGTTACTTTATATGCTTAAAAAGGACATCCAAAGATTTTTCAGAACGCTAACGCATGACAGAAAATCGAATCTGTCTAGAAAAAGAAAATCCTTTCCGAGCCAGAGATTCTGGCTGCCGGGGCCATCAGCGAGTTTGTAGCGGTGGTGAATTATTTGAGGGATGTTTTGGCGTTGATAGGGAGTAGTGGAGAAGAAAACCATGCCGCGTGAATATGAGGACTATTTGAACGATATTCTCGATGCGATCCGAAAAATAGAGACTTTTATCAAAGGGATGACGCTTGAAACCTTCAAGGAAGATGATAAAACAGTTTTCGTGGTCATCCGCGCAATGGAAATCATCGGTGAAGCGGCTAAGCATATTCCGGATGATGTCCGCTCACAACATCCGCAAGTGCCCTGGAAAGCCATGACCGGCATGATGCGGGACATTTTGGCCCACGATTACTTCGGTGTTAATTTGAATACTATTATGAAGGAAGGGAATTAATATCGAACTGTTCGAAGCGCCACTGATTTTCGTTTTTGCTCAGAGTAAGCCGTATTGAGACAGTTGATGCGTCACAAAAGCTTGACTCGCGACAGAAAATGGCAAAATACATCTCAGAAAAAGATCTATCGAAACAATTACTTGAAGATTAACTCTATGACATCCATTTCGGTACTAAAATACTTCATTTCCGACTTCTGAAACCCTTCAATCCCCGTGTATAAATTGGGTCCCGGCAGCAGGTCAAGGGCGCTGGAAAGCGTGCTTTTATTCCAATGGCCCTCGATGGTTTTAAAGCCGTTTAAAATTTTTTGATGGACGCTTTGAGCAATGGTGGGAACCGATTGATGAAGATCCTGTCCGGTCACCGGATGTCGATATTTGAGCCGGTTTTTAAAAGTGGTATTGGGCGCCGGGTTTTTAATGGGGTAAAATGACGACACCCAGTGATCGATGTTGAGACCGGGCAGGCAATTGATTGCCAAAAGGCTGATTTTAAACAGGTTCCAATCGAAAAGGTGTTGCAACAGCATGTGCATATTGAGCGCCTGTTTAAAATACTGGAATTCTGATTCAGACCGAATAGAAAAGAATCGTTTCAATACCGCCACGAACCCGGCCTTATCCATTTCGACCTGTTTGAAAATGCGGGAAGCATAAAAAACGTCCGGCAGGAAAAGGCCCTTATCCAGATAGTACAGGTCCAAATACGTTTCCAGGGTGTGGTGGCGGGATTGGGCGGTTCTGCTTTTTTCAGGGGTTTCGCCGGTGCCGGTACCGCTGAAATAATAGACCAGTGGATGAAAGTTGGCGTCTGCATAGACATGGCACAGGCCGCCTAACAGGAAGGCTAAAACCGGCGGTGGAGTCTGCTGT
The sequence above is a segment of the Candidatus Desulfatibia profunda genome. Coding sequences within it:
- a CDS encoding DUF86 domain-containing protein, translated to MPREYEDYLNDILDAIRKIETFIKGMTLETFKEDDKTVFVVIRAMEIIGEAAKHIPDDVRSQHPQVPWKAMTGMMRDILAHDYFGVNLNTIMKEGN
- a CDS encoding zinc dependent phospholipase C family protein, which produces MPKEITHWHIAEKAFQHLNADSTLRRIISAHKYLYLSGAVVMDTPFYLLYGKGKSAMYNLANQIHDTPAHSLDFVKRTVSLSPQQTPPPVLAFLLGGLCHVYADANFHPLVYYFSGTGTGETPEKSRTAQSRHHTLETYLDLYYLDKGLFLPDVFYASRIFKQVEMDKAGFVAVLKRFFSIRSESEFQYFKQALNMHMLLQHLFDWNLFKISLLAINCLPGLNIDHWVSSFYPIKNPAPNTTFKNRLKYRHPVTGQDLHQSVPTIAQSVHQKILNGFKTIEGHWNKSTLSSALDLLPGPNLYTGIEGFQKSEMKYFSTEMDVIELIFK